In one window of Candidatus Scalindua sp. DNA:
- a CDS encoding penicillin-binding protein 2 has translation MNSLIDKSGLHRNYRIKVNVILSGIIAIFAVLLYHLVSIQILDYEKYSSLALGQRLKKQELPTKRGLIFDRNGLKLAETIRVSSVSAVPERIKDKKKTAQTLSNLLHLNQENTFYLLNKKKDFVWIKRRVTDKQAEELKRLGIQGIVIEDEYKRVYPNGSLCCHVLGFTDIDQNGIAGIEYSLNHVLTGRKGYRLIEKDAHQRQFSIINQETVFPRYGNSIYLTIDSEIQSIVEEEIENVCVQNRADSVTAIVMETSTGDILAMANYPWFDPNCVQDSEDSERRNRAITDSFEPGSLIKPIIVCGALDSGLVQKDERFYCYNGSYWIKRRLIKDEHPHEYLTVSGIIVNSSNIGMVQLGMLMEKERLYNQFSNFSFGKKTGILLPGEATGIVRPLDVWSFHSVVSVSFGYEIMTTPLQLTAAYSSIANGGSFLKPQIIHAISDFSGKKKKHNSPERIKRVISPEIARDVMTPILEEVVMEGTGSRAKLSGYKVAGKTGTAKKLERVDDRLVYSDKKYVSSFVGFVPADNPKICVLVSVNEPKNGDYFGGVVAAPVVKNVMGRVLPYMRIKPRNSIHTAQK, from the coding sequence ATGAACAGTTTAATAGATAAAAGCGGGCTGCACCGAAATTATCGGATCAAGGTGAACGTTATTCTGTCTGGCATTATTGCCATCTTCGCTGTACTCTTATATCACCTTGTCTCTATTCAGATACTTGATTATGAGAAATACTCCTCTTTAGCATTGGGACAGCGCTTGAAAAAACAGGAGCTTCCCACAAAAAGAGGCCTGATTTTTGACAGAAATGGATTGAAATTGGCAGAAACGATCCGGGTGTCTTCAGTTTCTGCAGTGCCGGAACGAATAAAAGACAAAAAGAAAACGGCTCAGACCTTATCGAATCTGTTACACCTGAATCAGGAAAATACATTCTACCTGCTCAATAAAAAAAAGGATTTTGTCTGGATAAAAAGGAGAGTCACAGATAAACAGGCTGAAGAACTCAAGAGACTCGGGATTCAGGGGATAGTGATCGAGGATGAGTATAAGAGAGTATACCCTAACGGGAGTCTCTGTTGCCATGTGCTGGGCTTTACCGATATAGATCAAAATGGCATAGCGGGTATTGAATATTCACTCAATCATGTACTGACCGGCAGGAAGGGGTATCGGCTGATTGAAAAGGATGCTCACCAGAGACAATTTTCTATTATTAACCAGGAGACCGTATTTCCCCGGTATGGGAATTCAATTTATTTAACAATTGATAGCGAGATACAGTCAATAGTTGAGGAAGAGATCGAAAATGTATGTGTCCAGAATCGGGCAGATTCAGTTACAGCAATTGTAATGGAAACTTCAACAGGTGATATTCTGGCTATGGCCAATTACCCCTGGTTTGATCCGAATTGCGTGCAGGATTCCGAAGATTCGGAAAGACGGAACAGGGCAATTACGGATAGCTTTGAGCCTGGTTCGTTAATTAAGCCAATCATAGTCTGCGGTGCATTAGATAGTGGCCTGGTGCAGAAAGATGAGAGATTTTATTGCTATAACGGGAGCTACTGGATTAAACGGAGGCTGATCAAAGACGAGCATCCCCATGAGTATCTTACCGTATCAGGAATAATCGTTAATTCAAGCAACATTGGAATGGTGCAGTTAGGGATGCTCATGGAGAAGGAAAGGCTTTATAATCAATTCAGCAATTTTTCTTTTGGCAAAAAAACAGGAATACTCCTCCCGGGTGAAGCAACAGGAATAGTACGGCCTCTGGACGTCTGGTCATTTCATTCGGTCGTGTCCGTTTCCTTCGGGTATGAGATTATGACGACTCCATTACAGCTTACGGCTGCGTATAGTTCAATTGCAAACGGAGGGAGTTTTCTCAAACCGCAGATAATTCACGCAATCAGTGATTTTTCTGGCAAGAAAAAGAAACACAATTCACCGGAACGGATTAAGCGGGTTATCTCGCCTGAGATAGCAAGAGATGTAATGACTCCTATTCTGGAAGAGGTCGTAATGGAGGGAACCGGGAGCAGGGCAAAACTTTCCGGGTATAAAGTAGCGGGGAAGACGGGTACCGCAAAGAAGCTGGAGAGAGTAGATGACCGGTTGGTGTATTCTGATAAGAAATACGTCAGCTCTTTTGTTGGATTTGTACCAGCAGATAATCCGAAAATCTGCGTCCTGGTTTCAGTAAATGAGCCAAAAAATGGTGACTATTTCGGCGGTGTTGTTGCCGCTCCGGTAGTAAAAAATGTGATGGGAAGAGTGCTGCCATATATGCGTATAAAACCAAGAAATTCCATACACACGGCACAAAAATAG
- a CDS encoding UDP-N-acetylmuramoyl-L-alanyl-D-glutamate--2,6-diaminopimelate ligase produces the protein MKLGRLIENLDSEGVYNFQNLEIAGLTHDSRRVKPGYMFVAIEGHKTDGHYFIEKSLEQGTAAIVSEKIYSPHTRIPQIIVRNSRRALSHLSCCFYENPSQKINVTGITGTNGKTTTAFLTKSIIESEGYDTGLIGTISYQIGKKKLPAQETTPESVELQRIISEMVASRLKFVVMEVSSHSLVQHRVEDINFKVAVFTNISPEHLDYHKTITNYIEAKIKLFQGLKSSSFAVLNADDEQSGCFADNTKAQILWFGIEKSADIEARICHETMETTVVQLTYAGTKAEIFIPLIGLHNVYNVLASASAAIALGFDLKAVKKGIEAVPVIPGRLENVPCKKGFTVFIDFAHTPHALEVVLCTLKKLTSGRLILVFGCGGDRDRNKRAEMGRIADLNSDIFWITNDNPRSENPEKIIDDIQAGIRPGRTFHVQQDRQRAIQAAISEAEISDIVLVAGKGHEKCQILKDRVIPFDDKDVIKTIISGDESGNIYG, from the coding sequence ATGAAATTAGGCAGATTGATTGAAAATTTAGATTCAGAAGGGGTGTATAACTTTCAAAATCTTGAAATAGCCGGGCTGACACATGATTCACGTCGGGTGAAACCCGGATATATGTTTGTTGCAATTGAAGGTCATAAAACAGATGGACACTATTTTATAGAAAAATCACTTGAACAGGGGACGGCAGCTATCGTCAGTGAAAAGATCTACTCCCCTCATACAAGAATACCACAAATTATCGTACGTAACTCAAGGAGAGCTCTTTCCCATTTAAGTTGTTGCTTTTACGAAAACCCGTCACAGAAAATCAATGTTACCGGGATAACAGGGACAAATGGTAAGACGACAACGGCATTTCTTACGAAATCTATCATTGAATCAGAAGGATATGATACGGGTTTAATCGGTACAATCAGCTATCAAATTGGAAAAAAGAAATTACCGGCACAGGAGACAACACCTGAATCTGTTGAACTCCAGCGGATTATTTCTGAAATGGTTGCCTCAAGACTGAAGTTTGTGGTGATGGAGGTGTCTTCCCACTCTCTGGTTCAACACCGGGTGGAGGACATAAACTTTAAAGTTGCCGTTTTTACCAATATAAGTCCGGAACATCTTGATTATCACAAAACAATTACAAATTATATCGAAGCGAAAATAAAGTTATTCCAGGGACTCAAAAGCAGCTCTTTTGCAGTATTAAATGCTGATGATGAACAGAGCGGGTGCTTCGCAGATAATACCAAAGCTCAAATACTATGGTTTGGAATAGAAAAAAGTGCCGACATAGAAGCGAGAATCTGTCATGAAACGATGGAGACTACTGTTGTGCAGTTGACATATGCAGGGACGAAAGCAGAAATTTTTATACCCCTCATAGGTCTGCATAATGTGTATAATGTACTTGCCTCGGCCTCGGCAGCAATAGCGCTGGGATTTGATTTAAAAGCGGTAAAAAAGGGAATTGAAGCCGTGCCGGTAATACCCGGAAGATTAGAGAATGTGCCGTGTAAAAAAGGTTTTACTGTCTTCATAGATTTTGCCCACACTCCCCATGCGCTTGAGGTAGTCTTGTGTACACTGAAAAAATTGACATCAGGGAGGTTAATTCTTGTTTTTGGTTGCGGCGGTGACAGGGATAGGAATAAAAGGGCTGAAATGGGAAGAATTGCCGATCTGAACTCGGATATTTTCTGGATAACGAATGATAATCCACGTTCAGAGAATCCAGAAAAAATAATTGATGATATCCAGGCCGGCATTAGACCGGGAAGGACCTTTCACGTCCAGCAAGATAGACAGCGTGCAATACAGGCTGCAATCTCTGAAGCAGAAATAAGTGATATTGTGCTGG